ATCATGTTGGTATCATTGGAGATGTAGCACTCGGCACCGAATGCCTCCTGCAACGGTGCGACAACCGGAATACCGCGTCCCGAAAAGGCGGGGCTCCAGGCGACCTGCCCCGTTTCCGTTTCGACGACACCCTGCGCCGCGACGCCGATCTCGCAGACATTCGAGGGATCGACCCCCGCCTCATCGAGGAAACTTCGGATCGCCGCAACGATGGTCTGCGGAAAACTGCCGGCATCCGCAGCCGTGCTGTCGAACTTGGTTCGCCTGTCCAGAACCACCTCGCCGGCGAAATTGACCAGCGAAAGGTCGATGTTGTTGACCGACAGGCGGGCGCAGATGATGAAAACGGCCCCTGGTGAAAGCTTCAGGAGAGTTCTCGGCCGCCCGCGCGCCTGCGGTGCCTTGGGTTCTTCGCTTTCCAGACTGACGATCAGTCCCTGATCCAGAAGATCGGAGGTGATCGCGGTCACGGTTGCGGGGCTCAGGCGCGTGATCTGACCGAGATCGATCCGCGCCATCGGACCGCTTCTGCGCAGCGCCTGGAGTACAATACTTCGATTTTGCCGCCGGATCTGGTCCCGGTCCGCCTTGCGTGTCATGCTCGCTCAGCTCTTCTCAAGGTGTTTCCTCTGCCCGGGTTTCTCCCGGTTTTTCTCTGTTTCGACGACAATTTATAGCCTCTTCGAACAGAGTTTTGCAAAACCATGTTGACAGGAGCGACGCTTTCCTGCAACTTTTTTTCGGACACCAAAAAAAATAACAACAAGGCTGTCCCATATGCGGCACTGCAACAAAGTGCCGGCTGACTAAATGCATATTTCGGCTCGGCTGACACGCATGCCGGGCCAACTGGAGGAAACATCGCGATGCGTAAAATAACCACTTTGCTGGCGGGCGCCCTGCTGTCCGCGACCGCTCTGACCGCCGCCCAGGCGGATGACATTGTTGTTGGCGTGAGCTGGTCGAATTTCCAGGAAGAACGCTGGAAGACGGATGAAGCTGCCATCAAGGGCGCTCTGGACGCAGCCGGCGCGAAGTACATTTCTGCCGATGCGCAGAGCTCTTCCGCGAAGCAGCTGTCCGACGTTGAAGCTCTGATCGCACAGGGCGCGACGGCCCTGATCATCCTGGCGCAGGACGCCCAGGCGATCGGCCCGGCTGTTCAGGCTGCTGCCGACGAAGGCATTCCGGTCGTCGGCTACGACCGCCTGATCGACGACTCGCGCGCTTTCTACCTGACGTTCGACAACGTCGAAGTCGGCCGCATGCAGGCTGCTGCTGTTCTCGCGGCTCAGCCCAAGGGCAACTACGTCATGATCAAGGGTTCCCCGACCGATCCGAACGCGGACTTCCTCCGCGGCGGTCAGCAGGAAGTCCTGCAGGCAGCGCTTGATTCCGGCGACATCAAGATTGTCGGCGAAGCCTACACCGATGGCTGGCTTCCGGCGAACGCGCAGCGCAACATGGAGCAGATCCTGACGGCAAACGACAACAAAGTCGACGCCGTGGTCGCTTCCAATGACGGCACCGCCGGCGGGGTTGTCGCTGCACTGACCGCACAGGGCATGGACGGCATTCCGGTTTCCGGCCAGGACGGCGATCATGCGGCCCTGAACCGCGTCGCCAAGGGTACGCAGACCGTGTCCGTCTGGAAGGATGCGCGCGAACTCGGCAAGGCAGCCGGTGAAATCGCCGTTGCGCTCGCCGGCGGTTCGGAAATGTCGGCCGTCGACGGTGCCGGCAGCTGGACGTCGCCGGGTGGCACGGAACTGACCGCCAAGTTCTTGGCGCCGCTTCCGATCACCAAGGACAACCTGAGCGCTGTCGTCGATGCGGGCTGGATCACCAAGGACGATCTGTGCCAGGGCGTGTCCGGCGGACCGGCTCCCTGTAACTGATAGACTTGCCGAAAGCGCGGCCCCGGACGTAAGATCGGGGCCGCAATAAAACGGGTGCATCAAGGCACCGCGGGCAGACCTCCCGGCACAGTTGCGAAATGGTCTCCAAGCAGGAGTTACCCTGATGTCCGACACCGCTCTGCCCGGCTCGAACCGCCCGGCGGCCCGAAACTTGTTTGCCGCGTTGCAGCTCGACACGCGTCTTTTGGGCATGATCGGCGCGTTTGTTGTCCTGTGCCTCGTCTTCAACGTGTTCACAGACGGCCGCTTTCTGACGCCGCGCAATATCTTCAATCTGACGATCCAAACCGTCTCCGTCGCGATCATGGCGACGGGCATGGTGTTTGTCATCGTAACCCGTCACATCGACCTGTCTGTCGGTTCCCTTCTGGCGACCGTTGCCGCTGTCATGGCGGTGGTGCAGACCGATCTTCTTGCCCATCCCGAGGTGCTCGGACTTGGTCATCCGGCGATCTGGGTTCTCGCGTTGATCGCCGGGATTTGTGTCGGCGTCGCGATCGGCGCCTTCCAGGGCTGGATGATCGGCTATCTCGGCATTCCGGCTTTCATCGTCACGCTTGGCGGTCTCCTGGTGTGGAGAAACGTGGCCTGGTTCATTACCTCCGGTCAGACAATCGGCCCCCTGAACGAGACGTTCACCATGCTCGGGGGCATCGGTGGAACCATGGGTGAAACCGCATCCTGGATCTTTGGTCTTCTTGCGGTCGGCATCGTGTTGTGGCTTCAGATTGCCTCGCGCCGCCGCCGCGCCTCCCATGGCTTTCCGGTCAAGCCGGTCTGGGCCGAGCTTTCTCTGGGCGCAATCACGACGGTCGCCATTCTCGGGTTTGTGGCGATCCTGAACGCCTATCACATTCCCCCGGCACGCCTGAAACGGATGTTCGAGGCGGTCGGCGAGACGATGCCGGAAGGGCTTGAGGTCGGCTACGGCATTCCCTACTCGGTCGTGCTTCTGATCCTCGTGGCGGTTGCCATGACGGTGGTCGCGCGCCGCACGCGTCTCGGGCGCTACATATTCGCAACGGGCGGCAATCCGGACGCGGCAGAACTGTCGGGCATCAACACGCGTTTCCTGACGGTCAAGATCTTCGCAATCATGGGCGGGCTGTGTGCGCTTGCCGGGGCAGTCGCCTCTGC
This region of uncultured Roseibium sp. genomic DNA includes:
- the xylF gene encoding D-xylose ABC transporter substrate-binding protein; its protein translation is MRKITTLLAGALLSATALTAAQADDIVVGVSWSNFQEERWKTDEAAIKGALDAAGAKYISADAQSSSAKQLSDVEALIAQGATALIILAQDAQAIGPAVQAAADEGIPVVGYDRLIDDSRAFYLTFDNVEVGRMQAAAVLAAQPKGNYVMIKGSPTDPNADFLRGGQQEVLQAALDSGDIKIVGEAYTDGWLPANAQRNMEQILTANDNKVDAVVASNDGTAGGVVAALTAQGMDGIPVSGQDGDHAALNRVAKGTQTVSVWKDARELGKAAGEIAVALAGGSEMSAVDGAGSWTSPGGTELTAKFLAPLPITKDNLSAVVDAGWITKDDLCQGVSGGPAPCN
- a CDS encoding sugar ABC transporter permease, with the protein product MSDTALPGSNRPAARNLFAALQLDTRLLGMIGAFVVLCLVFNVFTDGRFLTPRNIFNLTIQTVSVAIMATGMVFVIVTRHIDLSVGSLLATVAAVMAVVQTDLLAHPEVLGLGHPAIWVLALIAGICVGVAIGAFQGWMIGYLGIPAFIVTLGGLLVWRNVAWFITSGQTIGPLNETFTMLGGIGGTMGETASWIFGLLAVGIVLWLQIASRRRRASHGFPVKPVWAELSLGAITTVAILGFVAILNAYHIPPARLKRMFEAVGETMPEGLEVGYGIPYSVVLLILVAVAMTVVARRTRLGRYIFATGGNPDAAELSGINTRFLTVKIFAIMGGLCALAGAVASARLGFSTNDIGTLDELRVIAAAVIGGTALAGGVGTIYGAILGALIMQSLQSGMAMVGVDAPLQNIVVGVVLVVAVLVDIIYRKRTGE